One genomic region from Oceanicoccus sp. KOV_DT_Chl encodes:
- a CDS encoding helix-turn-helix transcriptional regulator — protein MQIPATINQLIHSIYHGVLEKEPWSDFLNQINQLFNADLAVLVVAPKRQAGNNYLLNRVVNNQADSSGTANHWIALDPFQHISDDQATLLDELDHANAIEELPFYQALIKPTGMRYIMAINIPAQSSADLLLKLRIARDTSKPDFSQDEIDTLNSLVTHIKLALDFLDQRAIKQIERNAFADAINQFMLGTLILDRKGKIVASNRVARDAIEHNPQIKISDGTLVLTDNKANEQLYQALADISSGHHSQKPIPTTITTNMIQGQAGVQSLGLMVRPVRPEDALAHPVHAHAVVFISDVQGTPEVSTDTLQQLFGFTNSEARVAAYLANGHTIPETAEALSISINTAKTHSRNIYEKTGVNKQTKFIQLISNSVARVS, from the coding sequence GTGCAAATACCCGCCACCATTAACCAGCTAATTCACAGTATTTATCATGGCGTGCTGGAAAAAGAGCCCTGGAGCGACTTTCTCAACCAAATCAATCAATTATTTAATGCCGACTTAGCCGTGCTGGTAGTTGCCCCCAAACGGCAGGCCGGCAACAACTATTTACTAAACCGTGTGGTCAACAACCAAGCCGACTCAAGCGGCACTGCCAACCATTGGATAGCACTAGACCCCTTCCAACATATTAGTGACGATCAGGCCACACTGCTGGATGAGCTGGACCATGCCAACGCCATTGAAGAATTACCGTTTTACCAAGCGCTGATCAAACCCACCGGCATGCGCTATATCATGGCAATAAATATTCCTGCGCAAAGCTCTGCCGACTTACTGTTAAAATTGCGCATTGCTCGTGACACCAGCAAACCCGACTTTAGTCAGGACGAAATCGATACGCTTAATAGCCTGGTCACCCATATCAAACTGGCGCTGGATTTTCTGGATCAACGCGCCATTAAACAAATTGAACGCAATGCCTTCGCCGACGCAATTAACCAATTTATGCTGGGAACGTTAATTCTGGATCGCAAAGGAAAAATTGTCGCGTCTAACCGTGTCGCCAGAGATGCCATCGAACATAACCCACAAATAAAAATCAGCGATGGCACGCTGGTGTTAACCGACAACAAAGCAAACGAGCAACTCTATCAAGCACTGGCCGATATCAGCAGCGGCCACCACAGCCAAAAACCGATACCTACCACCATCACTACCAATATGATTCAGGGGCAGGCCGGTGTTCAATCACTTGGGCTAATGGTACGACCGGTACGACCAGAAGATGCGCTGGCACACCCTGTACATGCTCATGCGGTGGTTTTTATCAGTGACGTACAGGGCACGCCGGAAGTCTCAACCGATACCCTGCAGCAGCTATTTGGCTTTACTAACAGCGAAGCCAGGGTGGCCGCCTACTTAGCCAATGGCCACACTATTCCGGAAACCGCCGAAGCGCTGTCAATTTCCATCAATACTGCTAAAACCCATTCCAGAAATATTTATGAGAAAACCGGCGTCAATAAACAAACCAAGTTTATTCAATTAATTTCAAATAGTGTGGCGAGAGTGTCTTGA